A genomic segment from Glycine max cultivar Williams 82 chromosome 1, Glycine_max_v4.0, whole genome shotgun sequence encodes:
- the LOC100799114 gene encoding uncharacterized protein, which produces MKRATMASTFSPKHSRGYAIRSISLPTRSHPSTVPIEEELNKLKSWETSSSSEVERIFFGLSGLANLYKCMEDLLKLPLTQQALSHHHNQKWVDELLDCPVRFLDILGETRDAIMQMKGNVRGLQSALRRRKVGDLVVESHVSSYWILRRNTRKQCTKSLVLLKHSTEGSSFGASPPLDLNHHLSAVVRVLREASLITSSIFQSLVGFLSSPILRSKINNKWTFVSRVMRKGVLQLQCNNQVENVNELEKVDLALCRMVMDNATKDFEAENIQFAQKELEAVVVVIEGLENGLDCLFKHLINTRVSFLNIVSPSGRI; this is translated from the coding sequence ATGAAAAGAGCAACTATGGCTTCTACCTTTTCACCAAAACATTCTCGTGGCTATGCCATTCGATCCATAAGCTTGCCAACTAGATCACATCCAAGCACAGTTCCAATTGAAGAGGAGCTGAACAAGCTCAAATCATGGGAAACATCATCTTCCTCTGAGGTGGAGAGAATTTTCTTTGGTCTTTCAGGCCTTGCAAACTTGTACAAGTGCATGGAAGATCTTTTGAAGTTGCCACTCACCCAACAAGCACTATCTCATCATCACAACCAAAAATGGGTTGATGAGTTGCTAGATTGTCCAGTGAGATTCTTGGACATATTGGGAGAAACAAGGGATGCAATCATGCAAATGAAGGGAAATGTTAGAGGCCTTCAATCAGCCCTTAGAAGGAGAAAAGTTGGAGACTTGGTGGTTGAAAGCCATGTTTCTTCATATTGGATTCTCAGAAGAAACACAAGGAAACAATGCACAAAATCTCTTGTTTTATTGAAGCACAGTACTGAAGGGTCATCATTTGGGGCATCTCCTCCTTTGGACCTCAATCACCACCTCTCAGCAGTTGTCAGGGTTCTAAGAGAAGCTAGTTTGATCACCAGCTCCATCTTTCAGTCACTTGTGGGGTTTCTTTCTTCACCAATCTTGAGGTCAAAGATTAATAATAAGTGGACATTTGTGTCAAGAGTGATGCGGAAAGGGGTGCTTCAGCTTCAATGCAACAATCAAGTGGAGAATGTGAATGAACTTGAAAAGGTGGACCTTGCACTTTGCAGAATGGTCATGGATAATGCAACCAAGGATTTTGAGGCTGAGAATATTCAATTTGCACAGAAAGAGCTTGAGGCTGTGGTGGTAGTCATTGAAGGGCTTGAAAATGGATTGGATTGCTTGTTTAAGCACCTTATTAATACTCGTGTGTCTTTTCTGAATATAGTTTCTCCCTCAGGTAGAATATGA